In Bradyrhizobium guangxiense, the following are encoded in one genomic region:
- a CDS encoding PAS-domain containing protein: MDATVLDSGFAAGTKLLKKFVRFARGTDTLTVAEKVYSIAAFLGIVTTFLMVMSVQSVRLQTTYRHMHASSAEAAIGVGHINALIYAIVMESRGIYMSADRSAAKQFADGLLRRNRELAEAVNSMDKNVGDDDAELFASFRQRIMQFIDFRQELVRRGVEISPAAAREWGANDANRTVRSELNSDIEALERIYRQRASEADELANENHYAAAYLFALGLAALMLAAFNVVVMRSSVVGALSEITLATDRIAQGDVKSEVPHLGRHDEIGRLARAVQNFRDAVARIFELEELELGTAQARDAAMTERDQFNDKYQAKKWQLSAAINSMPQGLIMLDSKANVVAMNANYRKIYNLPDTIQAGSTLEEILQHRVKSGLFNGDVAKYVAGVLGRIARREPTAYEIALNDGRTIKIYERPMDGGGWVSVQEDVTEQRQRERILERMERFLATIIENVAEGIIAKDARNLRYVFVNKAAEKMIGMTRSELIGKTARELFSAEAAELIERRDQQLLAQKQQLEPIIDTIDNPARGRRVISARRVQIGGAGEESHMFVTMVEDRTEKMVAAA; this comes from the coding sequence ATGGATGCGACGGTGCTGGATTCCGGCTTTGCTGCCGGAACCAAATTATTGAAGAAGTTTGTCAGGTTCGCGCGCGGCACCGACACGCTCACCGTTGCCGAGAAGGTGTACAGCATTGCCGCCTTCCTTGGGATCGTCACCACCTTCCTCATGGTGATGTCGGTCCAGTCGGTGCGGCTGCAGACGACTTATCGTCACATGCATGCCTCGTCCGCGGAGGCGGCGATCGGCGTCGGACACATCAATGCGCTGATCTACGCCATCGTGATGGAATCACGCGGCATCTACATGTCGGCCGATCGCAGCGCGGCGAAGCAGTTTGCGGACGGGCTGCTACGGCGCAACCGCGAGCTGGCCGAGGCCGTGAACAGCATGGACAAAAACGTCGGCGACGACGACGCCGAACTGTTCGCGAGCTTCCGCCAGCGCATCATGCAGTTCATCGACTTCCGCCAGGAGCTGGTGCGGCGCGGAGTGGAGATCAGCCCGGCCGCGGCGCGCGAATGGGGCGCCAACGACGCCAACCGGACCGTGCGCAGTGAGCTCAACAGCGATATCGAGGCGCTCGAGCGGATCTATAGGCAACGCGCCAGCGAAGCGGACGAACTGGCTAACGAGAACCACTATGCGGCCGCCTATCTGTTCGCGCTCGGGCTTGCCGCCCTGATGCTGGCGGCGTTCAACGTCGTCGTCATGCGCAGCTCGGTCGTCGGCGCGCTGTCCGAAATCACGCTCGCGACCGACCGGATCGCGCAAGGCGACGTCAAGAGCGAGGTGCCGCATCTCGGCCGCCACGACGAGATCGGGCGTCTTGCCCGCGCCGTGCAGAACTTCCGCGACGCGGTGGCACGCATCTTCGAGCTCGAGGAGCTCGAACTCGGCACCGCGCAGGCGCGCGACGCGGCGATGACCGAGCGCGACCAGTTCAACGACAAGTACCAGGCCAAGAAGTGGCAACTTTCGGCGGCGATCAACAGCATGCCGCAGGGCCTGATCATGCTCGACAGCAAGGCCAACGTGGTGGCGATGAATGCCAACTACCGGAAGATCTACAATCTGCCCGACACGATTCAGGCTGGATCGACGCTCGAGGAAATCCTCCAACACCGGGTCAAGAGCGGGCTGTTCAATGGCGACGTCGCGAAATATGTCGCAGGGGTCCTCGGCCGCATCGCGAGGCGCGAGCCGACGGCCTACGAAATCGCCTTGAACGACGGCCGCACCATCAAGATCTACGAGCGTCCGATGGACGGCGGCGGCTGGGTTTCGGTGCAGGAGGACGTGACCGAACAGCGTCAGCGTGAGCGCATTCTCGAGCGGATGGAGCGCTTCCTTGCCACCATCATCGAGAACGTGGCCGAGGGCATCATCGCCAAAGATGCGCGCAATTTGCGCTACGTCTTCGTCAACAAGGCGGCCGAGAAGATGATCGGCATGACGCGCAGCGAGCTCATCGGCAAGACCGCGCGGGAATTGTTCTCCGCGGAAGCGGCCGAATTGATCGAGCGGCGCGACCAGCAGCTGCTTGCGCAGAAGCAGCAGCTCGAGCCGATCATCGACACCATCGACAATCCGGCGCGCGGGCGCCGCGTGATTTCTGCGCGGCGGGTTCAGATCGGCGGCGCCGGCGAAGAGTCCCACATGTTCGTGACCATGGTCGAGGACCGGACCGAGAAAATGGTGGCGGCCGCATAG
- a CDS encoding gamma carbonic anhydrase family protein, with protein sequence MAIYELDGQAPDLPADGNYFIAETATVIGRVRLKPGASVWFGAVLRGDNEWIEIGEGANVQDGSPCHTDLGFPLHIGRNCTVGHNVILHGCTIEEGALIGMGSIVMNGAKIGRNSIVGAGSVITEGKEFPERSLIIGSPARVIRTLDDAQVQKMGSAARFYVANGPRFKKGLKRIG encoded by the coding sequence ATGGCGATCTACGAGCTCGACGGGCAGGCGCCCGATCTTCCCGCCGACGGCAATTATTTCATCGCGGAGACCGCGACCGTGATCGGCCGCGTGCGCCTGAAGCCGGGTGCGAGCGTCTGGTTCGGCGCCGTGCTGCGCGGCGACAATGAGTGGATCGAGATCGGCGAGGGCGCCAATGTGCAGGACGGCTCGCCCTGCCATACTGATCTCGGCTTTCCGCTTCACATCGGCAGGAACTGCACGGTAGGCCACAACGTCATCCTGCATGGCTGCACCATCGAGGAGGGCGCGCTCATTGGCATGGGCTCGATCGTGATGAACGGCGCCAAGATCGGCCGCAACAGCATCGTCGGTGCCGGTTCCGTCATCACCGAGGGCAAGGAGTTCCCCGAGCGTTCCCTGATCATCGGCTCCCCGGCGCGCGTGATCCGCACGCTCGACGACGCCCAGGTGCAGAAGATGGGGAGCGCGGCGAGGTTCTACGTGGCCAACGGTCCACGTTTCAAGAAGGGCCTGAAGCGGATCGGTTGA
- a CDS encoding DUF6949 family protein, which translates to MTPEALNTFFSICIGFALAGALVNGYQAATQRPAGFGLLQAGVAPKTFAAVPFLVFAAPFIIMRNTLRGLRVESRRAEFVMMATLIAGFWSMMSGTFFLMTLRAAGVLG; encoded by the coding sequence ATGACACCTGAAGCTCTCAATACCTTCTTCTCGATCTGCATCGGTTTCGCGCTCGCCGGCGCGCTCGTGAACGGATATCAGGCGGCCACGCAACGGCCCGCAGGCTTCGGCCTGCTGCAGGCCGGCGTGGCGCCGAAGACGTTCGCGGCGGTGCCGTTCCTGGTGTTCGCCGCGCCCTTCATCATCATGCGCAACACGCTGCGCGGCCTGCGGGTGGAAAGCCGCCGCGCCGAGTTCGTGATGATGGCGACGCTCATCGCCGGCTTCTGGAGCATGATGAGCGGCACCTTCTTCCTGATGACGCTGCGCGCGGCCGGTGTTCTGGGCTGA
- a CDS encoding DUF3126 family protein — MDVKEVRKLDAYLKRVFGNPKIRVVPRPKKDDSAEVYIGEEFIGVLFVDDEDDDRSFQFQMAILEDDLVDQE, encoded by the coding sequence GTGGACGTCAAAGAAGTCAGAAAGTTGGATGCGTATCTGAAGCGCGTATTCGGCAATCCCAAGATCCGCGTCGTGCCGCGGCCGAAGAAGGACGATTCCGCCGAAGTCTATATCGGCGAGGAATTCATCGGCGTGCTGTTCGTCGACGACGAGGACGACGATCGCTCGTTCCAGTTCCAGATGGCGATCCTCGAGGACGATCTCGTCGATCAGGAATAG
- the cysE gene encoding serine O-acetyltransferase, with protein MAVHQVNPGGKLASLDPIWDRIRGEAEDIVRREPELATFIYSSVLHHSRLEDSVVHRVAERLDHSALSGDLVRQAYIDALRDDPDIGNAFRADLVAVYDRDPATSRFIDPLLYFKGFHAIQTHRLAHWLYLKGRKDFAYYLQSRASAVFQTDINPAARIGRGIFLDHATGFVCGETAVIEDDVSILHGVTLGGTGKENEDRHPKIRHGVLIGAGAKILGNIEIGHCARIAAGSVVVKPVPHNVTVAGVPAKIVGEAGCAEPSRTMDQMINAMGL; from the coding sequence ATGGCAGTGCATCAGGTCAATCCGGGAGGAAAGCTCGCATCGCTCGATCCGATCTGGGACCGGATCCGGGGCGAAGCGGAGGACATCGTCCGTCGCGAGCCGGAGCTTGCGACCTTCATTTATTCATCTGTGCTGCATCACAGCCGCCTGGAAGATTCGGTGGTCCACCGGGTTGCCGAACGGCTCGACCACTCCGCATTGTCGGGCGACCTCGTGCGCCAAGCCTATATCGACGCGCTGCGCGACGATCCCGATATCGGCAACGCCTTCCGCGCCGATCTCGTCGCCGTCTATGACCGCGATCCCGCGACCTCGCGCTTCATCGATCCCTTGCTCTACTTCAAGGGCTTCCACGCGATCCAGACCCATCGCCTGGCGCACTGGCTCTATCTGAAGGGCCGCAAGGATTTTGCGTATTATCTCCAGAGCCGCGCCTCCGCGGTGTTCCAGACCGACATCAATCCTGCCGCACGCATCGGCCGCGGCATCTTCCTCGACCACGCCACCGGCTTCGTCTGTGGCGAGACGGCGGTGATCGAGGACGACGTCTCGATCCTGCACGGCGTCACGCTCGGCGGCACTGGCAAGGAGAACGAGGATCGTCATCCCAAGATTCGTCACGGTGTCCTGATCGGCGCCGGCGCAAAAATCCTCGGCAACATCGAGATCGGCCATTGCGCGCGCATCGCCGCCGGCTCGGTCGTGGTCAAGCCGGTGCCGCACAACGTCACGGTCGCAGGCGTGCCGGCCAAGATCGTCGGCGAGGCCGGCTGCGCCGAGCCATCGCGCACCATGGACCAGATGATCAACGCCATGGGGCTTTGA
- a CDS encoding LysR family transcriptional regulator, whose amino-acid sequence MSTTTLPPDLSRLLAFVRVVEAGSFAEAARRAGTTTSAMSKAVTRLEQARGLRLLHRSTHSLALTEEGDRLMTAGRALVESLARVESALGEVARDDGGRVRVTAPASFARASILPRLPAFLRERPEIEIEVKFRNEILDLAAEGVDIAIRSGPLDRAPGHHARRLCTFSWIACASPAYLDARGAPATPYELSAHDHVGFRNPASGQILTWRFTDPRGKGPIRVTPKPKHICDDAHASLALIASGFGIGWGPAWLVHEDLRAGRLVEVLAPWRAPGEPLWMLRTSGRRPPLRTQRVMSFLNTLPAAFSDKAV is encoded by the coding sequence ATGTCCACAACGACTTTGCCTCCCGATCTCTCGCGTCTCCTCGCCTTCGTCCGCGTCGTCGAGGCGGGCTCCTTCGCCGAAGCCGCGCGGCGGGCGGGGACGACCACCTCGGCGATGTCCAAGGCCGTCACCCGCTTGGAACAGGCTCGCGGGTTGCGGCTCTTGCATCGCTCAACGCACTCGTTGGCGCTGACCGAAGAGGGCGACAGGCTGATGACGGCGGGACGCGCGTTGGTCGAAAGTCTCGCCCGTGTCGAATCCGCGCTCGGCGAAGTCGCGCGCGACGATGGCGGACGGGTGCGCGTGACCGCCCCCGCCTCGTTCGCGCGCGCCTCCATCCTGCCGCGACTGCCGGCCTTCCTGCGGGAACGGCCGGAAATCGAGATCGAGGTCAAATTCCGCAACGAGATTCTCGATCTCGCGGCGGAAGGCGTCGACATCGCGATCCGCTCAGGCCCCCTCGACCGCGCGCCCGGCCATCACGCGCGACGGCTTTGTACGTTCTCCTGGATCGCCTGCGCCTCGCCGGCCTATCTGGACGCGCGCGGCGCGCCTGCGACTCCATACGAGCTTTCCGCGCACGACCATGTTGGCTTCCGCAATCCCGCGAGCGGTCAGATCCTGACCTGGCGTTTCACCGATCCGCGCGGCAAGGGACCCATTCGCGTCACGCCCAAGCCCAAACACATCTGCGACGACGCGCATGCGTCCCTCGCTTTGATCGCCAGTGGGTTTGGGATTGGCTGGGGGCCAGCATGGCTGGTCCACGAAGACCTTCGCGCCGGCCGGCTGGTCGAAGTGCTGGCGCCCTGGCGCGCGCCTGGGGAGCCCCTGTGGATGCTGCGCACCTCGGGCCGCCGCCCGCCCCTGCGCACACAGCGCGTCATGTCATTCCTCAACACGCTTCCCGCCGCATTCAGCGACAAGGCGGTGTGA
- a CDS encoding alpha/beta fold hydrolase: protein MPSFHNGAVEIAYLDEGEGDPIILVHGFASSKNVNWVYPTWVSELRKSGRRVIALDNRGHGESAKLYEPAQYSIPVMAGDVLALMDHLAIPQADIMGYSMGGRMTAWLSLNEPQRLRSAILGGIGIGGLIEGTGPGENVAKALEAPSLDDVTDPVGRTFRAFADQTRSDHRALAACLRGTRELMTRDEAARIDVPVLIAVGSTDDVAGSASALGEIIPGSEVLDIPNRDHMRAVGDKVYKNGVLDFLARRG from the coding sequence ATGCCGAGCTTTCACAACGGCGCCGTTGAAATTGCCTATCTCGACGAAGGCGAGGGCGATCCGATCATCCTGGTGCACGGCTTTGCCTCGAGCAAGAACGTGAACTGGGTTTATCCGACCTGGGTCTCGGAGCTGCGCAAGAGCGGCCGCCGCGTGATCGCGCTCGACAATCGCGGCCATGGCGAAAGCGCAAAGCTCTACGAGCCCGCGCAATATTCGATTCCGGTGATGGCCGGCGACGTGCTTGCGCTGATGGATCATCTCGCCATCCCGCAGGCCGACATCATGGGCTATTCCATGGGCGGGCGGATGACGGCCTGGCTGTCCCTCAACGAGCCGCAGCGCCTGCGCTCGGCGATCCTCGGCGGCATCGGCATCGGCGGCCTGATCGAGGGCACCGGGCCCGGTGAGAACGTGGCCAAGGCGCTGGAGGCGCCGTCGCTGGATGACGTCACCGATCCCGTGGGGCGTACCTTCCGTGCGTTCGCCGACCAGACCCGTTCCGATCACCGCGCGCTCGCCGCCTGCCTGCGCGGCACGCGCGAGCTCATGACTAGGGACGAAGCCGCGCGCATCGACGTGCCGGTGCTGATCGCGGTCGGCTCGACCGACGACGTCGCAGGAAGCGCCAGCGCGCTCGGCGAAATTATCCCCGGCTCCGAAGTGCTCGACATTCCGAACCGCGACCACATGCGCGCGGTCGGCGACAAGGTCTACAAGAACGGCGTGCTGGATTTTCTCGCGCGGCGCGGGTGA
- a CDS encoding zinc-finger domain-containing protein, whose product MSDHVVPHFHNDAGVPVIEIGSQEFMCVGANPPFDHPHVFLDLGNDNEIICPYCSTLYRFAADLKAGEARPPECVLKDKVA is encoded by the coding sequence ATGTCCGACCATGTCGTCCCGCACTTCCACAACGATGCCGGTGTTCCCGTCATCGAGATCGGCTCGCAAGAGTTCATGTGCGTGGGCGCCAATCCTCCGTTCGACCATCCGCACGTGTTCCTCGACCTCGGCAACGACAACGAGATCATCTGCCCCTATTGCTCGACGCTGTACCGCTTCGCGGCCGACCTGAAGGCAGGCGAAGCCCGCCCGCCGGAATGTGTCCTGAAGGACAAGGTGGCCTGA
- a CDS encoding FAD-dependent monooxygenase, whose amino-acid sequence MALSRTIVIAGAGIGGLTAALALAARGFRIVVLEKAERLEEVGAGLQLSPNASRVLVELGLTERLKLRAVTPEAVSIMSARAGGELLRMPLGEAASARAGAPYWVVHRADLQSALAGAVADHPDIDLKLGATFEDVAPHAKGLTVVHHSGTIRRSDLASALIGADGIWSTVRQHLFPEVQPRFSGLIAWRGTLDATQLPKDFTGRRVQLWMGPNAHLVAYPIAGGRQINVVAVLPGSWNRPGWSTPGDPREVMDAFAGPRWPPTARMMLATVDHWRKWALFGVPDGCPWSKGPVGLLGDAVHAMLPFAAQGAGMAIEDAAVLARHLSLEAAESTAGITAALTQYGRARQARVRRVQRTARQQGRIYHFSGLLATARDLAIRTLGPDRMLARQDWIYGWRP is encoded by the coding sequence GTGGCGCTCTCCCGAACGATTGTCATCGCCGGTGCCGGTATCGGCGGACTGACGGCCGCGCTGGCGCTCGCGGCCCGCGGCTTCCGCATCGTCGTGCTGGAAAAGGCCGAGCGCCTCGAGGAAGTCGGCGCCGGCCTGCAGCTCTCCCCTAATGCGAGCCGCGTGCTGGTCGAACTCGGCCTCACCGAGCGCCTCAAGCTGCGCGCCGTCACCCCGGAAGCGGTCTCGATCATGAGCGCGCGGGCCGGCGGCGAGCTGCTGCGCATGCCGCTCGGCGAAGCCGCTTCCGCGCGAGCCGGCGCTCCCTATTGGGTGGTGCACCGCGCCGACCTGCAATCAGCGCTGGCCGGCGCCGTTGCCGATCATCCCGATATCGACCTGAAGCTAGGGGCAACCTTCGAAGACGTCGCGCCTCATGCCAAGGGCCTGACGGTGGTCCATCACAGCGGCACGATCCGCCGCAGCGATCTCGCCAGCGCGCTGATCGGTGCCGACGGCATCTGGTCGACGGTGCGCCAGCATCTGTTTCCCGAGGTTCAGCCGCGCTTCTCCGGGCTGATCGCCTGGCGCGGCACGCTCGATGCCACGCAGCTGCCGAAGGATTTCACCGGGCGCCGGGTGCAGCTCTGGATGGGCCCGAACGCCCATCTGGTCGCCTACCCCATCGCCGGCGGACGCCAGATCAACGTGGTGGCGGTGCTGCCGGGCAGCTGGAACAGGCCGGGCTGGAGCACGCCAGGCGATCCGCGCGAGGTGATGGACGCCTTTGCCGGCCCGCGCTGGCCGCCGACGGCGCGGATGATGCTCGCCACGGTCGATCACTGGCGCAAATGGGCGCTGTTCGGCGTGCCCGACGGCTGCCCCTGGAGCAAGGGCCCGGTCGGGCTGCTCGGCGATGCCGTGCATGCGATGCTGCCGTTCGCGGCCCAGGGCGCCGGCATGGCAATCGAGGATGCCGCGGTGCTCGCCCGTCACCTGAGCCTCGAGGCCGCCGAGAGCACCGCGGGCATCACTGCGGCGCTGACGCAGTACGGCCGTGCGCGCCAGGCGCGGGTGCGCCGGGTGCAGCGGACCGCGCGGCAGCAGGGCCGCATCTATCATTTCAGCGGGCTGCTGGCGACCGCGCGCGACCTTGCGATCCGCACGCTCGGCCCGGACCGGATGCTGGCGCGGCAGGACTGGATCTACGGCTGGCGGCCCTGA
- a CDS encoding twin-arginine translocation pathway signal — protein sequence MAASISSSLRAVGALLGLLAAAALSGCASMSETVAPAFADPSKYELYDCKQLEGERKQLAKRTDELQKLMDKAETGAGGAVVSELAYRNDYIAVRGQAQLAEDAWRRNRCRETPEVIPPATSLSPAASAKPASKAGRATR from the coding sequence ATGGCTGCTTCGATTTCCTCTTCCCTGCGCGCCGTTGGTGCGCTCCTCGGGCTGCTTGCGGCCGCCGCGCTGTCCGGCTGCGCCAGCATGAGCGAGACCGTGGCGCCGGCCTTTGCCGATCCCTCCAAATACGAATTGTACGACTGCAAGCAGCTCGAGGGTGAACGCAAGCAGCTCGCAAAGCGCACTGACGAGTTGCAGAAGCTGATGGACAAGGCCGAGACCGGGGCTGGCGGCGCCGTCGTGTCCGAGCTCGCTTATCGCAACGACTACATCGCGGTGCGCGGGCAGGCCCAATTGGCCGAGGACGCCTGGCGCCGCAACAGGTGCCGGGAGACGCCTGAGGTGATTCCGCCTGCGACCTCGTTGTCGCCCGCGGCCTCTGCCAAGCCCGCGTCCAAAGCCGGCAGAGCGACCCGCTGA
- a CDS encoding acyltransferase family protein gives MPQVFAGVQAMRGIAALSVVCGHAVSVRPDMVGPELAEGALTILSSGVDIFFVISGFIITTTAAAQHNAWNFAFRRAIRIYPVYWLALLAAFISSSWIAMAPGERPQLDAGTIFAWTYPNWYIGPAWSLAFELHFYAVVAIIFAIKPNRLFEILFAWFGLVIVAAFFQIQLGIYSHPLVLEFGAGVGIAYLLTNRGLRFSPRIIACSAGLFFAGWYWIFVHGATDALFARVPTYGLGAGLLIHAVVSAEIEGRSFSPVLQWLGKISYSLYIVHCPLLKWIANFDGPWLLSTVGTIIACILLSIGLATVLHIVIEAPILSWGRGLSRMRRSQSTPDVRRREATVLPTGIE, from the coding sequence ATGCCGCAAGTGTTCGCTGGCGTGCAGGCGATGCGCGGCATTGCCGCGCTGTCGGTGGTCTGCGGTCATGCAGTCAGTGTGCGACCCGACATGGTCGGCCCGGAGCTTGCCGAAGGCGCACTGACCATTCTTTCGAGCGGCGTTGACATCTTCTTCGTTATCTCGGGCTTCATCATCACAACGACGGCCGCGGCACAACACAACGCGTGGAACTTTGCTTTCAGACGCGCCATCCGAATTTATCCGGTCTATTGGCTCGCGTTGCTGGCGGCGTTCATCAGTTCCTCCTGGATTGCAATGGCGCCGGGGGAACGTCCGCAACTCGACGCCGGAACGATCTTCGCATGGACATACCCGAACTGGTATATCGGGCCGGCATGGTCACTGGCTTTCGAGCTGCACTTCTATGCCGTGGTCGCGATCATCTTCGCGATTAAGCCGAACCGGCTATTCGAGATCCTCTTCGCGTGGTTCGGCCTGGTCATCGTCGCTGCCTTCTTCCAAATTCAGCTCGGCATCTACTCCCACCCGCTGGTGCTGGAATTCGGCGCAGGCGTTGGCATCGCCTATCTCCTGACAAATCGCGGATTGCGCTTTTCGCCTCGCATCATAGCCTGTTCGGCAGGCCTGTTCTTTGCCGGCTGGTACTGGATCTTCGTGCACGGAGCGACCGATGCACTGTTCGCCCGCGTACCGACCTATGGCCTTGGCGCGGGATTGCTCATCCATGCGGTGGTGTCTGCCGAGATCGAAGGACGATCCTTCTCGCCGGTCTTGCAATGGCTCGGCAAGATTTCGTACTCGCTGTACATCGTTCACTGCCCGTTGTTGAAATGGATCGCCAATTTTGACGGGCCGTGGCTGCTGTCGACCGTCGGGACAATCATCGCTTGCATCCTGCTCTCCATCGGTCTTGCCACTGTCTTGCACATCGTCATCGAAGCGCCGATCCTCTCTTGGGGAAGAGGGCTGAGCCGGATGCGCCGGAGCCAATCAACTCCGGACGTACGCAGACGAGAAGCGACCGTGCTCCCCACAGGGATCGAGTGA
- a CDS encoding crotonase/enoyl-CoA hydratase family protein, which translates to MSDLILWETRGTTALLTFNRPSKLNALSYALIDRLMVILDRIEDDAKVRTVVLTGAGDRAFSAGADIAEFSESVKRGPDVAVKDFVRRGQAMTARMEAFPKPIIAAVNGIAFGGGCEITEAVHLAVASEQASFAKPEIAIGITPTFGGTQRLPRLAGRKRALEYLLTGDSFSSERALEMGLVNRIVPHAQLLDAAFALADRISRHSQLAVARVITAATRGLNVSIAEGLAVESEQFARMAATEDTREALDAWLAARARS; encoded by the coding sequence TTGTCTGATCTAATACTTTGGGAGACACGGGGCACCACGGCGCTGTTGACGTTCAACCGCCCGAGCAAGCTCAACGCGCTGAGCTACGCGCTCATCGACCGTCTGATGGTGATCCTCGACCGCATCGAGGACGATGCGAAGGTTCGCACGGTGGTCCTGACCGGAGCGGGCGATCGCGCGTTCTCGGCGGGCGCGGACATCGCCGAATTCTCCGAAAGCGTGAAGCGTGGCCCGGACGTTGCCGTGAAGGACTTCGTGCGGCGCGGGCAGGCAATGACCGCGCGCATGGAGGCGTTTCCGAAGCCGATCATCGCCGCGGTCAACGGCATCGCCTTCGGCGGCGGCTGCGAGATCACGGAAGCCGTGCATCTCGCCGTCGCCAGCGAGCAGGCGAGCTTCGCCAAGCCCGAGATCGCGATCGGCATCACGCCGACCTTCGGCGGCACGCAGCGCCTGCCGCGGCTCGCCGGGCGGAAGCGGGCGCTGGAATATCTCCTGACCGGAGATTCCTTTTCATCAGAGCGAGCCCTGGAGATGGGACTGGTCAACCGCATCGTGCCGCATGCGCAGCTTCTCGACGCCGCCTTCGCACTGGCGGATCGCATCTCGCGGCATTCGCAGCTGGCGGTCGCCCGGGTCATCACGGCCGCCACGCGAGGCCTCAATGTCTCGATCGCGGAAGGCCTCGCGGTTGAGAGCGAGCAGTTCGCGCGCATGGCAGCGACAGAGGACACACGCGAAGCGCTCGATGCCTGGCTCGCCGCCCGCGCCCGTTCCTGA
- a CDS encoding TetR/AcrR family transcriptional regulator produces the protein MSERGDTTREQIVIAATRLFYGEGIRAVSMDAVAEKAGVTKKTLYYHFTSKDELVAETIAARDQPTLELYMRWFAETDGTVADKVRGLFVKLGRSVDTPRWRGCGFLRTIAELANTPAHPAVKAGAAHKKRFEAWLGAELRNHGVAGPETLARQLVILLDGATTVMLIHRDLDYVDTAGRLALSLVEAARKRG, from the coding sequence ATGTCGGAGAGAGGTGACACCACGCGCGAGCAGATCGTCATTGCGGCGACGCGCCTCTTCTATGGCGAAGGCATCCGCGCGGTCAGCATGGACGCCGTCGCCGAGAAAGCCGGCGTCACCAAGAAGACGCTGTACTATCACTTCACCAGCAAGGACGAGCTCGTCGCAGAAACCATCGCGGCCCGGGACCAGCCGACGCTCGAGCTCTATATGCGATGGTTTGCCGAGACTGACGGCACCGTGGCCGACAAGGTCCGCGGTCTCTTCGTCAAGCTCGGGCGCTCCGTGGATACGCCGCGCTGGCGCGGCTGTGGCTTCCTGCGCACGATCGCCGAGCTCGCCAACACGCCGGCGCATCCGGCCGTCAAGGCCGGCGCCGCGCACAAGAAGCGCTTTGAAGCCTGGCTCGGAGCGGAGCTGCGCAATCACGGTGTTGCCGGGCCAGAGACCCTGGCACGACAGCTCGTGATCCTGCTCGATGGCGCCACGACCGTGATGCTGATCCATCGCGATCTCGATTATGTCGACACCGCCGGACGATTGGCACTCAGCCTGGTCGAGGCGGCTCGCAAGCGGGGCTGA